From the genome of Paraburkholderia flava, one region includes:
- the tssM gene encoding type VI secretion system membrane subunit TssM, with product MRRFLNVLTHPRTLSIIGLLALAAVLFIAADALDIPPMWPAAILAAIIVLWLLVWVVKRLRTRRANRKLGDMLEQQAEAAKVAPVAEQGKQVELDALRTRLVDAVKTIKTSKIGQMSGGSALYEMPWYIVIGNPAAGKSSAVLNSGLQFPFADKNSAVIHGIGGTRNCDWFFTTEGILLDTAGRYSVHEEDRSEWLGFLGLLKRHRPKAPINGIIVTASIAELTGNRPEFAINLAKNLRQRVQELTEKLEVFAPVYVMFTKADLITGFTEFFSGSDRQEYDRVWGATLPYEPDERRDVVGLFDERFEELYEGLKEISIAQMSINRGNKLSPGQLSFPLEFSTIKPALRSFLATLFETNPFQYKPIFRGFYFTSALQEGETNSAAAQRIATRFGLSTDSLPKGNSTFSKNGFFLRDLFSKVIFADRQTVRQFASPAKTRMRYATFFGFVAALALALGGWTWSTIGNQQLTANVQADLDNVVRLQQNRNDLQSRLQAMDILEDRIEQLEQFRRDKPLSVSLGLYQGDRLEQHLLTQYYSGVKQILLTPVSQNLSSFLKDVNAHPDQLAPMTHTPDSGAVQVSAHTAMSANSQGGLYSDASPTNVEDAYNALKTYLMLSDKRHVETAHLTDQIARFWRGWLETNRGNMPRDEMIKSAERMITFYLSRVSDDDWPMIESNLALVDQTRENLRHVVRGMPARQRVYEEIKARASTRFAPMTIARIVGEGNTSLIAGSYAIPGTFTRDAWFSYVQPAIRDAATKELQAKDWVLNTSATDDLTLEGSPEQIQKTLVAMYKTEYAQHWQKFMQGIAVQSFGSFNQAVDAMNRLGDPQDSPIRKVLETAYDQTSWDNPSLANATLKRLQPGVTNWFKQWFSRAPTGQLTSNIDINGNPVELPVGPIGQEFAGLGRIVAVHDNASMLRGYMDTLSKVRTRFNVLKNQGDPGPGARQLMQQTLDGSGSELSDSLKFVDEQMLTGLTDSQRKALRPLLVRPLMQAYAVVIQPASVEVNKVWNAQVYQTFQSSLANKYPFSGDAKIEAGASEIAQVFGPDGSIAKFVGTTLGPLAVRRGDTLTARTWGDMGLALTPDFTNGFARWVAPLAGGAAAGGGAGGSSEPQTVFQILPQPSTGTTEYTIAIDGQQLRYRNTPPQWTNFVWPNPSGSPGATLSATTFDGRTIQLVNEPGRYGLEKLINSAQRKRRPDGTFDLVWTQGAVTVEVSMRIISTSQASGSTSASGSGDAPQQQSLRGLRLPSSVADVSAAANAANATPVSAPGLAPAPVNTAAKPGSAQ from the coding sequence ATGCGACGCTTTCTCAACGTGTTGACCCACCCCCGCACGCTTTCGATCATCGGGCTGCTCGCACTCGCGGCCGTGCTGTTCATCGCTGCCGACGCCCTGGACATTCCGCCGATGTGGCCCGCCGCGATCCTCGCGGCGATCATCGTGCTGTGGCTGCTGGTGTGGGTCGTCAAGCGGCTGCGTACCCGGCGCGCAAATCGTAAGCTCGGCGACATGCTCGAGCAGCAGGCGGAGGCCGCGAAGGTCGCGCCCGTCGCGGAACAAGGCAAGCAGGTCGAACTCGATGCGTTGCGCACGCGCCTCGTCGATGCGGTCAAAACGATCAAGACGTCGAAGATCGGCCAGATGTCCGGCGGTTCCGCGCTGTACGAAATGCCGTGGTACATCGTGATCGGCAACCCGGCCGCCGGCAAGAGCAGCGCGGTGCTGAACTCGGGCCTGCAATTTCCTTTCGCGGACAAGAACAGCGCGGTCATCCACGGCATCGGCGGTACGCGTAACTGCGACTGGTTCTTCACGACCGAAGGCATCCTGCTCGATACCGCCGGCCGCTATTCGGTGCACGAGGAAGATCGCAGCGAATGGCTCGGCTTTCTCGGGCTGCTCAAGCGGCATCGTCCTAAAGCGCCGATCAACGGCATCATCGTCACCGCGAGCATCGCGGAGCTGACGGGCAATCGCCCCGAGTTCGCGATCAATCTCGCGAAGAACCTGCGCCAGCGCGTGCAGGAACTGACAGAAAAACTCGAAGTGTTCGCGCCGGTCTACGTGATGTTCACGAAGGCCGACCTGATCACCGGCTTCACCGAATTCTTCAGCGGCAGCGATCGTCAGGAATACGACCGCGTGTGGGGCGCTACCCTGCCCTACGAACCCGACGAGCGGCGCGACGTCGTCGGCTTGTTCGACGAACGCTTCGAAGAGCTGTACGAAGGGTTGAAGGAAATCAGCATCGCGCAGATGTCGATCAATCGCGGCAACAAGCTGTCGCCGGGACAACTGAGCTTCCCGCTCGAATTCTCGACGATCAAGCCCGCGTTGCGGTCGTTCCTCGCGACGCTGTTCGAGACCAACCCGTTCCAGTACAAGCCGATTTTCCGCGGCTTCTATTTCACGAGCGCGTTGCAGGAAGGCGAAACCAACAGTGCCGCTGCGCAGCGCATCGCGACGCGCTTCGGCCTGTCGACCGATAGCCTGCCGAAAGGCAACAGCACGTTCTCGAAGAACGGCTTCTTCCTGCGCGACCTGTTCTCGAAGGTGATCTTCGCCGACCGGCAAACGGTCAGGCAGTTCGCGAGCCCCGCGAAGACGCGTATGCGCTACGCGACCTTCTTCGGCTTCGTCGCGGCACTCGCGCTCGCACTCGGCGGCTGGACATGGTCGACGATCGGCAACCAGCAACTCACCGCGAACGTGCAGGCCGACCTCGACAACGTCGTGCGCCTGCAACAGAACCGCAACGATCTGCAGTCGCGTCTGCAGGCGATGGACATTCTCGAGGACCGCATCGAACAGCTCGAACAGTTCCGCCGCGACAAGCCGCTGTCGGTGTCGCTCGGACTGTACCAGGGCGATCGCCTCGAACAGCATCTGTTGACGCAGTACTACAGCGGCGTAAAACAGATCCTGTTGACGCCGGTGTCGCAGAACCTGTCGTCGTTCCTGAAGGACGTCAACGCGCACCCCGACCAGCTCGCGCCGATGACGCACACGCCCGATTCCGGCGCGGTGCAGGTGTCCGCGCATACGGCGATGTCCGCGAACAGTCAGGGCGGGCTCTATAGCGATGCGTCGCCGACCAACGTCGAGGACGCGTACAACGCGCTGAAAACCTACCTGATGCTGTCGGACAAGCGTCACGTCGAAACTGCTCACCTGACCGACCAGATCGCGCGCTTCTGGCGCGGCTGGCTCGAAACGAATCGCGGCAACATGCCGCGCGACGAGATGATCAAGAGCGCGGAACGGATGATTACGTTCTATCTGTCGCGCGTGTCCGACGACGACTGGCCGATGATCGAGTCGAATCTCGCGCTCGTCGATCAAACTCGCGAAAACCTGCGTCACGTCGTGCGCGGCATGCCGGCGCGGCAACGCGTGTACGAAGAAATCAAGGCACGTGCATCGACCCGCTTTGCGCCGATGACGATTGCGCGCATCGTCGGCGAAGGCAATACGTCGCTGATCGCGGGCAGCTATGCGATCCCCGGCACGTTCACGCGCGACGCGTGGTTCAGCTACGTGCAGCCGGCGATCCGCGACGCCGCGACGAAAGAACTGCAGGCGAAGGACTGGGTGCTCAACACTTCGGCGACCGACGATCTGACGCTCGAAGGCAGCCCCGAGCAGATCCAGAAGACGCTCGTCGCAATGTACAAGACCGAGTACGCGCAGCACTGGCAGAAGTTCATGCAGGGCATCGCGGTGCAGAGCTTCGGCAGCTTCAATCAGGCGGTCGATGCGATGAACCGTCTCGGCGATCCACAGGATTCGCCGATCCGCAAGGTGCTCGAAACCGCTTACGACCAGACCTCGTGGGACAACCCGTCGCTCGCGAACGCGACGCTCAAGCGTCTGCAGCCAGGTGTGACGAACTGGTTCAAGCAGTGGTTCTCGCGCGCGCCTACTGGTCAGCTAACCTCGAACATCGACATCAACGGCAATCCGGTCGAACTGCCGGTCGGTCCGATCGGCCAGGAGTTCGCGGGCCTCGGGCGGATCGTCGCGGTGCATGACAACGCGTCGATGCTGCGCGGTTACATGGACACGCTGTCGAAGGTGCGCACGCGCTTCAACGTGTTGAAGAATCAGGGCGACCCTGGACCCGGCGCGCGTCAGCTGATGCAGCAGACACTCGACGGCAGTGGCTCCGAACTGTCCGACTCGCTGAAGTTCGTCGACGAACAGATGCTGACGGGTCTCACCGATTCGCAACGCAAGGCACTGCGTCCGCTGCTCGTGCGGCCGCTGATGCAGGCGTATGCGGTCGTGATCCAGCCGGCCAGCGTCGAAGTCAACAAGGTGTGGAACGCGCAGGTCTATCAGACGTTCCAGAGCTCGCTCGCGAACAAGTACCCGTTCTCGGGCGACGCGAAGATCGAAGCCGGCGCAAGCGAAATCGCGCAGGTGTTCGGTCCGGACGGCTCGATCGCGAAGTTCGTCGGCACGACGCTCGGACCGCTCGCGGTACGTCGCGGCGATACGCTGACCGCGCGCACGTGGGGCGACATGGGTCTTGCACTGACGCCTGACTTCACGAACGGCTTCGCGCGCTGGGTCGCACCGCTCGCGGGCGGTGCAGCAGCAGGCGGCGGCGCGGGTGGATCGAGCGAACCGCAGACCGTGTTCCAGATCCTGCCGCAACCGAGCACGGGCACGACCGAATACACGATCGCCATCGACGGCCAGCAGCTGCGTTATCGCAACACGCCGCCGCAGTGGACCAACTTCGTGTGGCCGAATCCGTCGGGTTCGCCGGGCGCGACGCTGTCGGCGACGACCTTCGACGGCCGCACGATCCAGCTCGTCAACGAGCCGGGCCGCTACGGTCTCGAGAAGCTGATCAACTCGGCGCAACGTAAACGTAGGCCGGACGGCACGTTCGATCTCGTGTGGACGCAGGGTGCCGTCACCGTCGAGGTCAGCATGCGCATCATCAGCACGTCGCAGGCATCGGGCAGCACCAGCGCCAGTGGCAGCGGCGATGCACCGCAGCAGCAGAGCCTGCGCGGTCTGCGTCTGCCGTCGTCGGTTGCTGATGTGAGCGCCGCGGCGAACGCGGCCAATGCGACGCCGGTCAGTGCACCGGGCCTCGCGCCGGCGCCGGTCAATACCGCTGCAAAACCAGGGAGCGCGCAATGA
- a CDS encoding molybdopterin-dependent oxidoreductase, whose protein sequence is MSERNSPLTTVEPREPDEQSSKLIQPATADSIRNTRISLAEHRPQLERLQRRLFLRSTLSAGALAMLSGCNMQDGDSVDKVLWAMSRWNDRVQAWLFSGTRLAPTYSASQITKPFPFNAFYQEFDVPEIDGASFALEVSGLVADKQPWSLARLRTLPQVSQITRHVCIEGWSAIGEWRGVPFRTFLERIGADTTARYVGFKCADRYYSSLDMATALHPQTQLTLDFGSEPLPPKYGYPLKLRVPTKLGFKNPKHIAAIFVTNTNPGGYWEDQGYNWFSGL, encoded by the coding sequence ATGAGCGAACGCAATTCTCCTCTCACCACGGTCGAGCCTCGCGAACCTGACGAGCAGTCCAGCAAGCTCATTCAGCCCGCTACCGCCGATTCGATCCGTAACACACGCATCTCGCTTGCCGAGCACCGTCCGCAGCTCGAACGTCTGCAACGAAGGCTGTTTCTGCGCTCGACGCTATCGGCCGGCGCGCTCGCGATGCTGTCGGGCTGCAACATGCAGGACGGCGATTCAGTCGACAAGGTGCTGTGGGCGATGTCGCGCTGGAATGATCGCGTGCAGGCGTGGTTGTTCAGCGGCACGCGGCTCGCGCCAACCTATTCGGCCAGCCAGATCACGAAGCCGTTTCCGTTTAACGCGTTCTATCAGGAATTCGACGTACCCGAGATCGACGGTGCATCGTTCGCGCTGGAGGTGTCGGGGCTCGTCGCCGACAAGCAGCCGTGGTCGCTCGCACGATTGCGCACGCTGCCGCAGGTGTCGCAGATCACGCGGCACGTATGCATCGAAGGATGGAGTGCGATCGGCGAATGGCGCGGTGTACCGTTCCGCACGTTCCTCGAACGGATCGGCGCGGACACGACCGCGCGCTACGTCGGCTTCAAATGTGCGGACCGCTATTACTCGAGCCTCGACATGGCGACTGCATTGCATCCGCAGACGCAGCTCACGCTCGACTTCGGCAGCGAACCGTTGCCGCCGAAATACGGCTATCCGCTGAAACTGCGCGTACCGACCAAGCTCGGCTTCAAGAACCCGAAGCACATCGCCGCGATCTTCGTGACGAACACGAATCCCGGCGGTTACTGGGAAGACCAGGGGTATAACTGGTTCAGCGGGTTATAG
- a CDS encoding M15 family metallopeptidase, which produces MIAVALVAYFAIAVAVAAILLLPAVRASVFGGVLNLHNLLTRRAAKGAAQARSQLAKSARISQSTLGDMQNLLVRRRLLIFTTTGILATPPLVAIALRGKQLLFQYDDTIRVPDEKIAALLNGEQLVPPPPLPPEVFATQEVEQVRPALKDASRDWNLLDADFRTRLLLVYKMMREQYGYEMALLEGYRSPERQNRLAQMGGVTNAAAFQSYHQYGLAADNAFLRDGKLVITEKDPWAMRGYQLYGQCAEQVGLVWGGRWKLMDLGHVEYHKPGFVMGRKG; this is translated from the coding sequence TTGATTGCCGTAGCACTCGTCGCTTATTTTGCCATTGCTGTCGCAGTGGCAGCCATTCTGCTATTACCGGCGGTGCGGGCATCGGTTTTCGGTGGCGTACTCAACCTGCATAATCTGCTCACCCGACGCGCGGCAAAAGGCGCTGCACAGGCGCGTAGTCAATTAGCAAAGTCGGCAAGAATTTCGCAATCGACACTTGGCGATATGCAAAATTTACTGGTGCGTCGGCGCTTGCTGATTTTTACGACCACAGGTATTCTTGCGACGCCGCCATTAGTCGCAATTGCATTACGCGGTAAACAGTTGTTATTTCAATATGACGACACCATCAGGGTGCCCGACGAAAAAATCGCCGCACTGTTGAACGGCGAGCAGCTCGTCCCGCCGCCGCCGTTGCCGCCTGAGGTTTTTGCGACCCAGGAGGTCGAACAGGTCCGGCCTGCGCTGAAGGATGCGAGTCGCGACTGGAACCTGCTCGACGCCGACTTCAGGACGCGTTTATTGCTCGTCTACAAAATGATGCGCGAGCAATACGGTTATGAGATGGCTTTGCTGGAAGGTTATCGCAGTCCGGAGCGGCAAAACCGGCTGGCGCAAATGGGGGGAGTCACCAATGCCGCCGCGTTTCAGAGCTACCATCAATATGGGCTTGCAGCGGACAACGCGTTTTTGCGCGACGGCAAGCTTGTCATTACCGAAAAAGATCCCTGGGCCATGCGAGGCTATCAGTTATACGGGCAGTGTGCCGAGCAGGTCGGCCTCGTTTGGGGCGGCCGCTGGAAATTGATGGACCTCGGACACGTCGAATATCACAAACCCGGCTTCGTAATGGGACGTAAAGGTTAA
- a CDS encoding AraC family transcriptional regulator has translation MVKLFDALAPAEGFTHASLDGVRLIRSNQPRPRMPVMYEPSIVIVCQGRKRGYLGGKTFHYDAQQYLVMSVPLPFECETEASAEEPFLGISIRVDLGVIAELLLMLNDTRGATHDEPRGIYSTPLDPTLGDAVQRLLEALVSPLDARILGPAIVREICYRVLTGEQGDAIRAALTHQHHFGRIAKALRRIHADYEGDLDVDLLAREAGMSVAVFHAQFKTVTATSPMQYVKTTRLHHARLLMVQDGLSAGAAAARVGYESASQFSREFKRLFGRSPVDEVRRVRPVIEAPPPRSTTPQRQYVTAA, from the coding sequence ATGGTCAAACTGTTCGACGCGCTCGCCCCTGCCGAAGGCTTTACGCATGCGAGCCTCGACGGTGTGCGACTGATCCGTTCGAACCAGCCCAGGCCGCGCATGCCTGTGATGTACGAGCCGAGCATCGTGATCGTGTGTCAGGGGCGCAAACGCGGCTATCTCGGTGGCAAGACGTTCCACTACGACGCGCAGCAGTACCTCGTGATGTCGGTGCCGCTGCCGTTCGAATGCGAAACCGAGGCGAGCGCCGAAGAGCCGTTTCTCGGCATCTCGATCCGTGTCGATCTGGGCGTGATCGCCGAACTGCTGCTGATGCTCAACGACACGCGCGGCGCGACACACGACGAACCGCGCGGCATCTACTCGACGCCGCTCGACCCAACGCTCGGCGATGCGGTACAGCGTCTGCTCGAAGCGCTCGTGTCGCCGCTCGATGCGCGCATCCTCGGTCCGGCGATTGTGCGCGAGATCTGTTACCGCGTGTTGACGGGCGAGCAGGGCGACGCGATTCGCGCGGCGCTCACGCATCAGCATCATTTTGGCCGCATCGCGAAGGCGCTGCGGCGCATTCACGCGGATTACGAGGGCGATCTTGACGTCGACCTGCTCGCGCGCGAAGCGGGCATGAGCGTCGCGGTGTTTCATGCGCAGTTCAAGACCGTGACGGCGACGTCGCCGATGCAGTACGTGAAGACCACGCGTCTGCATCACGCGCGGCTTTTGATGGTGCAGGACGGCTTGAGTGCGGGTGCGGCCGCGGCGCGCGTCGGTTACGAAAGCGCGTCGCAGTTCAGCAGGGAGTTCAAGCGTCTGTTCGGTCGGAGCCCGGTCGATGAAGTACGGCGCGTGCGCCCCGTGATCGAAGCGCCGCCGCCGCGCAGCACGACGCCCCAGCGGCAGTACGTGACGGCGGCGTGA
- a CDS encoding nucleoside hydrolase, with amino-acid sequence MRKLIVALTCVAGLTATIAGCGGTLQTASAPKVIIDSDYNTMSDDGQLGVMAAQLQAQGKIQVLGISVVSGNQWLKQGVADALKSVERLGVGDRIGVYSGANYALSHDFATIQSELAQFPGGDGYLGAWNSPEPKSDADLVAPPDGFATQTKLQSKSAVDFIVDSVKQYPGEVTILAIGPLTNIALATRQHPEIVPMIKQIIYMGGAIDVPGNTTPTAEFNWWFDPEAARTVLRLPIKQVVVPLDVTNTVKMDKATYDRVTHDPAKQTIVTQIFKQLNGYGFDGKNGFETNPNYTTDIWDTLTIAYLMDPTFATQTVDRWVDVDTSVGANDGKATGYASNPPAGLQKMTIVKRFDNVRFFDYYVDLLTRPVPVKLPN; translated from the coding sequence GTGAGGAAATTGATCGTGGCGTTGACGTGCGTGGCGGGACTGACCGCGACGATAGCGGGATGCGGCGGCACGCTGCAAACGGCATCGGCCCCGAAGGTCATCATCGACAGCGACTACAACACGATGAGCGACGACGGCCAGCTCGGCGTGATGGCTGCTCAGCTGCAGGCGCAAGGGAAGATTCAGGTGCTCGGCATCTCTGTCGTGTCCGGCAACCAGTGGCTGAAGCAGGGCGTCGCGGATGCGCTGAAGTCAGTCGAGCGTCTGGGTGTCGGCGATCGCATCGGCGTGTACTCGGGCGCGAATTACGCGCTGTCGCACGACTTCGCGACGATCCAGAGCGAGCTCGCGCAATTCCCCGGCGGCGACGGTTACCTCGGTGCATGGAATTCGCCGGAGCCGAAGTCCGATGCCGATCTCGTCGCACCACCCGATGGCTTCGCGACGCAGACGAAACTGCAGAGCAAGAGCGCGGTCGACTTCATCGTCGACAGCGTGAAGCAATACCCAGGTGAAGTGACGATTCTCGCGATCGGGCCGTTGACCAACATCGCACTCGCCACACGTCAGCATCCGGAAATCGTGCCGATGATCAAGCAGATCATCTACATGGGCGGCGCGATCGACGTGCCCGGCAACACGACGCCAACGGCCGAATTCAACTGGTGGTTCGATCCGGAGGCGGCGCGCACGGTGCTGCGTCTGCCGATCAAACAGGTCGTCGTGCCGCTCGACGTGACCAATACCGTGAAGATGGACAAGGCCACGTACGATCGCGTCACGCACGATCCGGCGAAGCAGACCATCGTCACGCAGATCTTCAAGCAGCTGAACGGTTATGGATTCGACGGCAAGAACGGTTTCGAAACGAATCCGAACTACACGACGGACATCTGGGACACGCTGACCATCGCGTACCTGATGGACCCGACGTTCGCGACGCAGACGGTCGACAGATGGGTCGACGTCGACACGAGCGTCGGTGCGAATGATGGTAAGGCCACCGGTTATGCGAGCAATCCGCCGGCGGGGCTGCAGAAAATGACGATCGTGAAGCGTTTCGACAACGTGCGCTTCTTCGATTACTACGTCGATCTGCTGACGCGGCCCGTGCCGGTGAAGCTGCCGAACTGA
- a CDS encoding NAD(P)-dependent alcohol dehydrogenase produces the protein MTTTQAYAAHDPKSKLVPFTFERRALRENDVQMEVLFCGVCHSDLHQARDEWRNSVYPVVPGHEIVGRVTAVGAGVTRHHVGDLVGVGCLVDSCRTCPSCEEGLEQYCENGWVGTYNGVDRVNGDITLGGYSTNLVVDEAFVLGVPKNLDPAGVAPLLCAGITTYSPLRQWKVGPGQKVGIVGLGGLGHMGVKFARALGAHVVLFTTSPSKIEDAKRLGAHEVVISKNAEEMAAHANSFDFLLNTVAAQHDLNPFLNLLKRDGTMTLVGAPEHDHPSPQVFGLIFKRRRLAGSLIGGIAETQEMLDFCGEHGITSDIEVIPMQQINDAYERMLKSDVKYRFVIDLDSLRQ, from the coding sequence ATGACCACGACCCAGGCCTACGCAGCACACGACCCTAAATCGAAGCTGGTGCCGTTCACTTTCGAACGCCGCGCGCTGCGCGAAAACGACGTGCAGATGGAAGTCCTGTTCTGCGGCGTCTGCCACTCGGACCTTCACCAGGCCCGCGACGAATGGAGAAACTCGGTGTACCCGGTGGTGCCGGGGCATGAAATCGTCGGCCGCGTGACGGCGGTCGGTGCAGGCGTCACGCGTCATCACGTCGGCGATCTCGTCGGCGTCGGCTGCCTCGTCGACTCGTGCCGCACGTGCCCGAGCTGCGAAGAAGGCCTCGAGCAGTATTGCGAGAACGGTTGGGTCGGCACGTATAACGGCGTCGATCGCGTGAACGGCGACATCACGCTCGGCGGCTACTCGACGAACCTGGTGGTCGACGAAGCGTTCGTGCTCGGCGTGCCGAAGAATCTCGATCCGGCCGGCGTCGCACCGCTGCTGTGCGCAGGCATCACGACCTACTCGCCGCTGCGTCAGTGGAAGGTCGGTCCGGGCCAGAAGGTCGGCATCGTCGGGCTCGGCGGCCTCGGGCACATGGGCGTGAAGTTCGCCCGCGCGCTCGGCGCGCACGTCGTGCTGTTCACGACGTCGCCGTCGAAGATCGAAGACGCGAAGCGGCTCGGCGCACACGAGGTGGTGATCTCGAAGAACGCGGAAGAAATGGCAGCGCACGCAAACAGCTTCGACTTTCTCCTCAACACCGTCGCCGCGCAGCACGACCTGAACCCGTTCCTCAACCTGCTCAAGCGCGACGGCACGATGACGCTCGTCGGCGCGCCCGAGCACGATCACCCGTCGCCGCAGGTGTTCGGTCTGATTTTCAAGCGCCGCCGGCTGGCCGGTTCGCTGATCGGCGGCATCGCGGAAACGCAGGAGATGCTGGATTTCTGCGGCGAGCATGGCATTACGTCGGATATCGAAGTGATTCCGATGCAGCAGATTAACGACGCCTACGAACGGATGTTGAAAAGCGATGTGAAGTATCGCTTCGTGATCGACCTCGATTCGCTCAGGCAGTAA
- a CDS encoding LysR family transcriptional regulator: MIDRIQAMRTFVRIVDTHSFTRAAQSLDIPRATATTVVQNLEALLGTALLTRTTRSLSLTTEGAAYYERCAQILADIDELEAGLRGTTDAISGRLRIEMPGAVANALVLPALDDFHLRYPQVDLAIGIGTRNVDLVAEAVDCSIQLGELPDSGLIARRLGSLDHVTCASPAYLERRGVPVELDDLATHVAVNWLSQDNGRAADFDFEVGDSVIRVKVDGFVKVSDEQAYLTGGLQGLGLIQPSRIAAQPYLDSGRLIEVLPQWTPAPMTVSVAYVKSRRVSPRVRAFVDWLVELFDQAGHVERDMSRVRQLMRGGLHAA; encoded by the coding sequence GTGATCGACCGCATTCAGGCGATGCGCACGTTTGTCCGCATCGTCGACACTCATAGTTTTACCCGCGCCGCGCAATCGCTCGACATTCCGCGCGCGACGGCCACCACCGTCGTCCAGAATCTCGAGGCGTTGCTCGGTACCGCGCTGCTCACGCGCACCACACGCAGTCTCAGCCTCACGACCGAAGGCGCCGCGTATTACGAGCGCTGCGCGCAGATTCTCGCCGACATCGACGAACTCGAAGCCGGTCTGCGCGGCACGACCGACGCGATCAGCGGACGTCTGCGCATCGAGATGCCCGGCGCCGTCGCGAACGCGCTGGTGCTGCCCGCACTCGACGATTTTCATCTGCGCTACCCGCAGGTCGATCTCGCGATCGGCATCGGCACCCGCAACGTGGACCTCGTCGCTGAAGCGGTCGATTGCAGCATCCAGTTAGGCGAGCTGCCCGACTCGGGGCTCATCGCGCGGCGGCTCGGTTCGCTCGATCACGTGACGTGCGCGAGCCCGGCGTATCTCGAACGTCGTGGCGTGCCGGTCGAACTCGATGACCTCGCGACGCATGTCGCGGTGAACTGGTTGTCGCAGGACAACGGCCGTGCAGCCGACTTTGATTTCGAGGTCGGCGACAGCGTGATCCGCGTGAAGGTAGATGGCTTCGTGAAAGTCAGCGACGAGCAGGCGTATCTGACCGGCGGCCTGCAAGGGCTCGGACTGATCCAGCCATCGCGGATCGCCGCGCAGCCTTACCTCGATTCGGGTCGGTTGATTGAGGTGCTGCCGCAATGGACGCCCGCGCCGATGACGGTGTCGGTTGCGTATGTGAAGAGCCGGCGCGTGTCGCCGCGTGTGCGTGCGTTCGTCGACTGGCTGGTCGAGTTGTTCGATCAGGCTGGGCACGTCGAGCGGGATATGTCGCGCGTGCGGCAACTGATGCGCGGCGGGTTGCACGCGGCTTGA
- a CDS encoding cytochrome b/b6 domain-containing protein, with the protein MAAPIERFVAHPLVVRITHWINAFATVCMIASGWAIYNASPIFPFRFPVWATVGGWLGGSIAWHFAAMWLLCANGLMYLTYGLASRHLQHQLLPVTPRAVARDALLALRFKLPHEAGRYNAVQRALYLFVLLLGVLLVASGLSIWKPVQFSWLTSLFGGFDFARRVHFCAMAGIVGFVVVHLALVLLVPRTLLPMFTGRATRHIKHTDTQQEHRA; encoded by the coding sequence ATGGCAGCCCCCATCGAGCGTTTCGTCGCTCATCCGCTCGTCGTTCGCATCACGCACTGGATCAACGCATTCGCGACGGTTTGCATGATCGCGAGCGGCTGGGCGATCTACAACGCTTCGCCGATTTTTCCGTTTCGATTTCCTGTTTGGGCAACCGTCGGCGGCTGGCTAGGCGGATCGATCGCGTGGCATTTCGCCGCGATGTGGTTGCTGTGCGCGAACGGACTCATGTACCTGACCTACGGGCTCGCGAGCCGGCATCTGCAGCATCAATTGTTGCCGGTGACGCCGCGCGCCGTTGCACGCGATGCGCTGCTCGCGCTGCGTTTCAAACTGCCGCACGAAGCGGGCCGCTATAACGCCGTGCAGCGCGCGCTGTATCTGTTCGTGCTGCTGCTTGGCGTACTGCTGGTTGCATCCGGCCTGTCGATCTGGAAGCCGGTGCAGTTCTCGTGGCTCACGTCGCTGTTCGGCGGATTCGACTTTGCACGGCGCGTGCATTTCTGCGCGATGGCGGGCATCGTCGGCTTTGTCGTCGTGCATCTCGCGCTCGTGCTGCTCGTGCCGCGTACGCTGCTGCCGATGTTTACCGGCCGCGCGACGCGTCATATCAAGCACACCGATACGCAACAGGAACACCGGGCATGA